TTTTGATTATATCATTGTGATTGCAATTTGTATCCCATATATAGATGTGATTAGCCTCTCCAAGTTCATTTTTTTTCTCACTTGAACAGTTGGGCAGGTTGTACTTCTGCTCCAAGTTTACAGGCAATTAATCAAATTGGGCTTAGAAAAAAGTTTGAGTTACCAGTAGGATGAGCTGTAAAATTTTGGAGTTTTTATGTATTTATTCGGAAGGGGACggattcgagccgtggaaacacaGAAATGCACGTAAGGCTGCTTACAATAGACCTTTGTGGTCCGGTCCTTCCCGTATCCCACACATAGCGgtagcttagtgcaccgggctgccctatGTATTTATTCGTGTTTGAGCTAAGAAGATGTACACTAATTCTATGCTAAACTTTTGTACCATGCTTGAATATATACAAAGAGTGACAGTAGACGATTGCAATAAGAATAGGCTGGAAAGATGTTATCAAGCAGTGGAAGTGCAATCTTTTATGGTGATTTCCTATTTCCTATCAAGTTAATGATTAGATTAGAATGTAAGTTGTATCTACGGAGAGTTTAAAGAATTTCTGAGCAGTTTCAGTGGATCGCTTACCATCTTTTGCATAGCTGGATTTGACACTATTAAACTCCTTAGATTATAAGTTCAGTTAAAACTTTTACCACCAACTCAGAGAGATGAAACAGAAGTCGTTCTAATTTTGATCTTAGTTGAAAATTATTTCCACtcctaagccgagggtctattggaaacaacctctttattTCCACAAGGTAGGAGTAATCTCtgtgtacacattaccctccccagacccaactacgtgggattatactgggtatgcTGTTGTTGTGTTGAAAATTATTTCCACATAGTTACAGCAGAGCATCTAGATATTGGCTAAGATCAAGGGCTGAGCTCCCTAATGTTTTCGCAACAAAATCATAATGCAGATTGCAGGCAAGCGGCATAGTCAAAGGCTTATTACCTCTCTTTCTTCTTACTTCGCTTGGTTTTTTCAATCCTATATGCTTTTGGTTATTTCTGTATGGTTGTTTAGGAAAACAGAAGGAAGACATTAACACTCCTATAGTTGATCGCAGTCAGTGGTTGCTTTAGCCCACTGATATGCATTTAGCCGCCATGGATTTAGTATCCAAACTGCTAACAGATGCTTCAATTTGGATACACGACATTTTAAATCATAAGTGTATTGGCTATCTTCAGTGACTTTTCATGTGTGAACTGCATTTAGCAACAGTAATTTCACCCAAGCTTATACATTTGGTATTTTTCTAGCACAACATAAGAATAATGCAAGTAATAGCTTTCTACAATGGCTCCTCTATATCGGGCATGGGTTCACTAAAGCTATCTGAATAATCAGATGTACCATTAATTCCTTTCAAGCTTCACAAAATACATACATGAGAGAGAAAAGGAAGACATGTTCTTTGTTAAGAACTCATTCAATATTGAGGCATAGTTAATTGATTGATTTGATATATGCGGTCTGTTTAAAAAAGAAGTGTTCGAGGGGAAGGAGGGAAGACTTTGAATTGATAGGAATGAGTTTCTGATACTTCAATGATTAATATAGTTTTTTGTAAAAATACCTTCGTTGGTCGTTGACATAGTGGACTAAGAAGGCTTCTATACCAAGGTATGCTCTTTAAGCCTACTTAATTTTGATCAATTCTTATGAAGAGGTACAAATGAGCTCATTATGGATCTTGGATTGTCATTGCTTTTCTCCGATGATGAATATCTTCTAGAAATACAGTGTTAGTAGTGTTTTTTTTGCTCATCTGAAGCAAAATATGCTCGTTAAACACAATCTATGTGTTGCATCAATCCCGTTTGACAAATATCAGTGAATAAAATAAACATCAATCTTAGCTGGCTTAAACAAATAGGAAAGCCCGCCCATGGTGGTTCTGATTGGATTTTCTGACGTCTACAACTGTCATGCCTCATAAGCTTTATTGTGATCCGAAATCATTACCTGCAAAGAATTATATTTTTGTTGCTGAGATTTTGTATCCTTTTAATCAAGGGCAGTATAATGCAATAGCAGTTCTTAAATCATGAATACCTCTTTATCTTTTTTGATTTATTTGCAGATCAGGAAGTTCTTTGTTGGATATCGTCAAGCTCGTTTTCTGGAACTTGTAAGTAGAAACTAGTTTCAGCAGACATTTCTACTCGAAATGACTGTCAGAGCACATCATTCCATTCTTTCTGTTGATGGTCTTGGAAGGGTCTCAATTATTTCATTGGGATCTTAATAATATGTGGCTCCTCTTACATTTTACTACACAATGCCGGGACTCAATCATTTCATTCTGATCATACTAAAATGTGTTTTCTCATACATTTCATTTACACAAAAGAGCTATGTTTTCAAATTTCATAATCGAAAAGAGAGCCCGTTATAAGGTTTGCAGGTAATTAAATATTGGTACGAACAATTTTATTAAATATCCATTTTCAGTTTTCACATGCTAATTTCTTCTGGAGTTTCTACATATCAGCTTTAATTGAAGTAACACATGCTGAGTTTAGatataaggagatactaatttttgCCTGCTAGTACGATAATTCCTTAGATTTGTCATTTGCAGATTATGAAATAAGTAATATATGTTGTCTGCTGCAGAGTCAGTGCAGGTATTGACAATTCTGAAGAATGGATTCTGAGCTGGTACTACATACTGGCGGATGTCACTGTAAAAAAGTAAGATGGCGAGTCTATGCATCATCTAGCGTTGTGGCCTGGGATTGTAACTGCTCAGACTGTTCCATGAGACGAAACACACACTTCATAGTTCCCTCGGAGAGATTTGAACTCCTCGGAGACTCCAAGGAGTTCATCACAACCTATACGTTTGGGACTCACACAGCTAAGCACACCTTCTGCAAAGTTTGTGGTATAACTTCTTTCTACATTCCACGATCGAATCCAGATGGTATAGCCATTACATTAAGGTGTGTCGACCCTGGTACGCTAACTCATGTTGAGTTCAAATGTTTCGATGGACAAAATTGGGAAGGCTCGTACAAGCAAACAGGCATTGCATCTTGCTCAAAGGCAACAGATGAAGATTCAAAGTGATATCAACTTTTGGTGTGAAAGTAGAAgcttgctgccatgtgaccaggaagtcacaggttcaagccgtggaaacagcctcttgcaaaaatgcaggaTAAGGCCgcatacaatagacccttatggtcTGGCCCTTTTCCCCAGACCCCGCACATAGCGGGAGTTTAGTGTACCGGACGTGAAAGTAGAAGCTTAAAGTATCACGTGATGGAGCTTCCCAAGATAGTCTTTCTTCTTTCTGCTAATTTTTGACATTCAATTCTTGAATTGAGGCGCCTGACCTTGCAAGATATTAATTTTTACCATTTGATTATGATTACTCTTTTAGACGcaataaattctgtaaattatTCTGACCAACAATTACCTATGTATTATTAATGACGTCTTAAGGCTTTTAATAGAATTTTGCACTCAAGTCTCATAATAAGTTATCCATCACTTTTATGTCTTGGTCACTTGGACTTCCTTTTGattcttttaaattttatttgttCTTAACATGGCATATTTTACCTTGGTTTGAGTTTTCGGGTTAATCAATTACATTAATTTTTGGGATTTCAATTCAAACTTTTATTTGGGTTTGTATAGTTTCTGCCTAAATATATAATGTTGTTGGGTTAATATTATGCAAAAATTCTCATGTTCTAATCTTTTTTCAAATTTGAAGAAGCCAATggaatacaacatgaaaatatTCTAGTCTTTTTAATGGTTGCTATTGCAAGTTACATTGCGTATCTTGGTTTTATATATGATGCTTGTGACATTTTATTTGAGAGACAATGCTAAGCTCTAAATTAATATGTTTTTATATATAAGTGATTGTTGTACTTGACCAGAATGCTCCTGTTTAATAGAGGTGGGTCGATATATATAATACTAGTTTTCTTTTAATACAATTTTTTTACAAGCAGATGACTAATGGACTTATTCAACCAATACTATTGTCATTGCAAAGGACAATCATACTAAAAAATTGCTATCGAGTGAATTTAAAAAGTAATCTTCGAATGACTccaattaatacaattttataatTATATCAAGTATTCAACTTGACAATAATTCCTTTTTTATATGTCAAAAACATAATTTAGATGTGAATTTGAAAAACTTCGGTTATGGTAGTAAATGTtctagggtgtgtttggtatgaaggaaaatgtattcatgaaaaatgagtggttttatcacttattttcctttgtttggttggtgagtgaaatttgttttccaaaaaatattttctagtgtttgattagatagtataaaatatttttaggaaaataattttttatgctactctcctcaaccCACCTTCTCCAAAATCCTCATATTTCGTGCACTCCTTCCCCCTCTCCCCCTCCTCCCCTTCTCCGgcactctattttcttcaaaattttaattattctttttaaaATTCACGAAAACCCAAAGAAACTAATGTACTACTTTATTTTTTCACACAAGAACAACATTGCAATTTGAGCtcgataactaaaaagaaaattctTTTTTTGTTGAAGAAGAGAGTATCCTTTTTACAACATAAAAAGaaattactcattttgttgaatgaaagaaaatattttttctacattatAAAGAGAAAATAATcagtttgttgaaataaaagaaaatacttttttttcatcatgaaaagaaagtattcgttttgttgaaataaaaacaaaatacttttctacatcatgaaaaaaaaacctttttctatttcaggaaaagaaaataattagtttgttgaaattaaaaaaaaacttcttctatatcatgaaaagaaaataatcgttttgttgaaataaaagaaaatattttttctacatcatgaaaaaaagtactcgttttgttaaaataaaaaaaatatattttttctttatcatgaaaagaatatacttattttgttgaaataaagaAAAGTACTTTATTTACAACATTAAAAGGTAGGGGTTGGGTTATGGGGGAGGGGGGAAGGGTTGAGGTGGTGTGAGGTAGGGGTGGTTTGGGAGGGGGATGGATggggttggtggggatggggTTGGTAGGGGTTGGTGAGGATAGAGAATAAGGTGGAGAAGGTTGAAAAAaaattttggaaaatgttttcccttcttctttttgataaggaaaatatttttctccaattgaaagaaaataagttcatgagaaaaatatttttcaaaatatttaaaccaatcaaacatggaaaaattaaaaaatattttccgaaaaatattttccttcataccaaacacacccctaGTCTTaaagtttttgatttttttaaaaagaaattgtAGCCTCGTCCTTCTTGCAGCAACATACATATCAAAAAGTTAAATGCCAAATGAAAGTAATATTTCGTAGAAGCTATACATAAATTCGATTAATGTATGCCATCTTTGGATGTTTAGTAGATCATTATCATGGTGTACAACTATAAAGAAGTAGTAGTTGTTTGTGCTAGAGATAATAGTTGCTCGTATACAAATCATAATTACATACATATACCTTATGtctaatttaaaattatgagtcTTCATCAGTGAATTTGACCAAAAAAATATTAGTTgtattatataaatatattggATTATGAAATATAGTACGATAATGTGTCAGATGTTGGTtgtttgatgttttagtatttcGTAAAAAAATTAAAACTCTATCGTATCAAGAAAAATAATATCTTAATTTTCAAATTTACTTTTTAATAATTGAAAAAGAACTTGACAAACAGAAAGACACGAGAATAAATAATATTACAACATGTGTGTAATGAGTAACACaaaatttgaaagaaaaaattataagcttcaagaaaaaatataaaaggaCTGTACAAAAAATAATTCTTTGTAGCATAGAAGATGAAAGAACATAACTGAAATGTAATTAAGAAAATTATGAGAAAAGTAGGGAGAAACGTTTTCCATAATAATTATGGTGAGAAATGTTTTtgtgaatgtaacgacccggccggtcgttttgaatattataaccacatttctcatttactactcaatttatgccttgctattgatttatgacttatcgggttagtagGTTCGGGTCccgaaggaattcagagtgaaatcagatacttagtcttataattaaaaaattaagttagaaaagtggactggatatggacctatgtgtaaacgacctcggattcgaattctgataatttcaatagttccgtatggtgattttggacttaggagcatgtccggaagaatttttggaggtccatagaggaattagacttgaaatgctgaaagttgaatttttgggaagtttgaccgaggggttgactttttgatatcggggtcaaaatccgattct
This sequence is a window from Nicotiana tomentosiformis chromosome 5, ASM39032v3, whole genome shotgun sequence. Protein-coding genes within it:
- the LOC104084569 gene encoding uncharacterized protein, which produces MDSELVLHTGGCHCKKVRWRVYASSSVVAWDCNCSDCSMRRNTHFIVPSERFELLGDSKEFITTYTFGTHTAKHTFCKVCGITSFYIPRSNPDGIAITLRCVDPGTLTHVEFKCFDGQNWEGSYKQTGIASCSKATDEDSK